From a single Methanofollis sp. W23 genomic region:
- a CDS encoding PKD domain-containing protein, producing the protein MTDGDIITVTAGTYVEDVTVDKRLTLRGEADAIVNGGIEITAAGATVENFIVNQDADSVAIEIDGAADAVVRGCTVSSGIYGIYIQSATNCTVEGCTVSDVKNNGIHLESSGQSRVLDNQVSRCGGGYSGFGIFLPVGSPDCLISGNTVQGCEDRGIQIQSGCQGAVIESNICSGNDGGLYVIKCTGTTTVLRDNTVLGDHKVAVSLDEVDSVIVENVTARDGKNGIFLTDVEDITLTNSTFTGLTSYGLFVSYGSYATNSLIANNLFNNTQNVCIRDGYVTTGTRWNTTQTAGENIGGGPYLGGNLWLTPGGTGFSQTHADLDLDGICDDASDLGNGCIDYLPLQNGGPSANFSVTPSSAMTGVPIAFNDTSVGDPTSWTWTFDGETETPRNVTRTYDMAGTYQATLTVKNEFGTNTTSRTFDVAPYTIQGAVDAASEGDVVLVPSGTYDETVTVDRNITLWGSEGAVLNGRIEVTTGADGATVEHLTVNGVAGESTITLSGVSRCTVRDTTVTGGYNGIEVGSGCSCCLVSGNRVEDCGGSDIALSSCGSGNEIVANTCSGGNYGFRVRFCTGASNTLRDNTALDTNGIDLSDPGSVVIENLTVHAKSNGWGVSLGGKSDLTLTNSTIAGASFGLKFGYGSCLDQALIANNRFNNTNNVRIDSGVDLSNVRWNTTKTEGTNIRGGPYLGGNLWLTPGGTGFSETHADLDLDGICDEEYAITNKEGTIVGTDYLPLQNGGPSANFSVTPSSAMVGVPVSFNDTSVGDPTSWTWTFDGETVTTRNVTRTYATAGTHQATLTVENKFGTNTTTRTLDVAPFSIQGAVNAASEGDVVLVPAGTYDETVTVNKRLTLKGEAGATVNGGITIIADGATIEGLAVNGAAGSRAIDASWVIDAVVRGCTVSGGTYGIYIESAPNCTVEGCTLDDTITYIGIDLSGSGQCRILDNQLSGSGSIGITLADCPDCIISGNTVQDSDFAGIRLLSGCQGSVIVANTLSNTPSGIEVMDCTGQTTVLRDNTIVGAINEGVFLADTDSLIVENVTVRGGGYGVRLSSVDTITLANSTITGTGTGLYVESTTTGSLIANNRFNNTMNVIIDSGADLSNIRWNTTQTAGENIRGGPYLGGNLWLTPEGTGFSETHLDLDGDGICDESYDLGAGCIDHLPLHTCFPTANFTVAPTGGSTPLEVQFADASSGVNPRTYSWDFGDATSDQAAPAHTFTTNGTHQVSLTVTNEFGSDTTTKTVTALDLPAAVISADLIEGNAPLTVAFTDDSTGCVFERLWTFADDGTTSADAALSHTFEHPGTYTVTLNASNPYAFDEATLEIVVLPAPKANFTQSAAEGNAPLTVAFTDASTGDVSAWAWDFGDGNVSTEENPSHEYVTPGTYTVELNASNAYGFETTTSTVTVLTPPSADFTQSTAEGNAPLNVAFTDASTGDVSAWAWNFGDGSVSTAQNPSHEYVTPGTYTVELNASNAYGFETTTSTVTILPAPKANFTQSAAEGNAPLTVAFTDASTGDVTSWQWDFGDGGVSTEENPSHEYVTPGTYTVELNASNVYGFETMTSTVTVLTPPAAGFDLNVSEGNTPLSVLLTDTSTGDITRRLVDFGDDTGEMVMTGSAAAHTFETSGTYTVELNASNVYGFDITTQEVVVHAAPEANFTQSAEEGNAPLTVTFTDASTGDVSAWAWDFGDGGVSTEENPSHEYVTPGTYTVELNASNAYGFETTTSTVTVLTSPSADFTQSTAEGNAPLNVAFTDASTGDVSAWAWNFGDGSVSTEENPSHEYVTPGTYTIELNASNAYGFETTTSTVTILPAPKANFTQSAAEGNAPLTVAFTDASTGDVTSWAWNFGDGNVSTAQNPSHEYVTPGTYTVELNASNVYGFDTTTSTVTVFSPPVADFKSKNGVGGDLRTVAFTDTSSGHVTAWHWAFGDGATSTEEHPVHTYEKFGTYNVTLTAENAYETSTTSRTVTLTAPPSSGGRSPASAGTVSHLPAGGHASFEVRDSAIREVEVTTSEAVSDLLVTIEPTAKPNRIEAPAESVYEYDEVTLYHTTDDALAGADLDFTVTKAWLEAQGAGPESVVLYRYHDDAWHALPTRMVGENDHRYSFVAESSGFSLFAIGVDESSTPAPTLTPAEPVTTPPVTPAPPTPTTPTQTPLPWWCAAFAAAGVAVAARRK; encoded by the coding sequence GTGACAGACGGCGACATCATCACCGTCACTGCCGGCACCTATGTCGAGGACGTGACGGTGGACAAACGCCTCACCCTCAGGGGTGAGGCGGATGCGATCGTCAACGGCGGGATCGAGATCACTGCCGCTGGTGCAACGGTCGAGAACTTCATCGTGAATCAGGATGCGGATTCCGTGGCCATCGAGATTGATGGGGCCGCCGACGCCGTGGTGCGGGGGTGCACGGTCTCCAGCGGAATTTATGGGATCTATATCCAATCTGCGACGAACTGCACGGTGGAAGGGTGCACGGTGAGTGATGTAAAAAATAACGGCATCCATCTAGAATCCTCAGGTCAGTCCCGGGTCCTGGACAACCAGGTGAGCAGATGTGGGGGTGGATATAGTGGGTTTGGCATCTTTCTCCCTGTCGGTTCCCCAGACTGTCTTATCTCCGGGAACACCGTCCAGGGCTGCGAAGATAGAGGGATTCAGATTCAGAGTGGGTGCCAGGGCGCTGTGATTGAGTCAAATATCTGTTCAGGGAATGACGGTGGTCTCTATGTCATTAAGTGCACCGGCACGACCACGGTCCTGAGAGACAACACCGTCCTTGGAGACCACAAAGTCGCGGTCAGTCTGGATGAGGTGGACTCTGTCATCGTCGAGAATGTGACGGCGAGGGACGGGAAGAACGGTATTTTCCTCACCGATGTCGAGGATATCACGCTCACCAACAGCACCTTCACCGGACTCACCAGTTATGGACTGTTTGTTTCCTACGGCTCTTACGCGACGAACTCCCTCATCGCCAACAACCTCTTCAACAACACCCAGAACGTCTGTATTCGGGATGGTTACGTCACGACCGGCACCCGCTGGAACACCACACAGACTGCCGGTGAAAATATAGGCGGCGGTCCGTACCTCGGCGGCAACCTCTGGCTGACTCCCGGGGGTACCGGGTTCTCCCAGACCCACGCCGACCTCGACCTCGACGGGATCTGCGACGATGCCTCCGACCTCGGGAACGGGTGCATCGACTATCTCCCGCTCCAGAACGGCGGTCCGTCGGCAAACTTCAGCGTCACGCCGTCGAGCGCGATGACCGGCGTGCCGATCGCCTTCAACGACACCTCGGTGGGCGACCCCACCTCGTGGACATGGACCTTCGACGGGGAGACAGAGACCCCCCGGAACGTCACCCGCACCTATGATATGGCGGGCACCTACCAGGCGACCCTGACGGTCAAAAACGAGTTCGGCACGAACACCACGAGCCGCACGTTCGACGTCGCCCCCTACACCATCCAGGGTGCGGTGGACGCCGCCTCGGAGGGCGACGTCGTCCTCGTCCCGTCCGGCACCTATGATGAGACTGTGACGGTGGACAGAAACATCACCCTGTGGGGGAGCGAGGGTGCGGTCCTCAACGGCCGGATCGAGGTCACCACCGGTGCCGACGGTGCGACCGTCGAGCACCTCACCGTGAACGGGGTCGCGGGCGAATCGACCATCACCCTCTCCGGGGTCAGCAGGTGCACGGTCAGGGACACCACCGTGACCGGCGGATACAACGGGATCGAGGTTGGTTCTGGGTGTTCGTGCTGTCTGGTCTCGGGCAATCGCGTTGAGGATTGTGGTGGGAGTGACATTGCCCTCTCCAGCTGCGGTTCAGGAAACGAGATCGTTGCCAACACCTGCTCAGGCGGGAATTACGGTTTCCGTGTTCGGTTTTGCACGGGAGCGTCAAACACCCTGCGGGACAACACCGCCCTCGATACAAACGGGATCGACTTGTCTGATCCCGGTTCCGTCGTCATCGAGAATCTCACGGTGCACGCAAAATCAAATGGCTGGGGCGTCTCCCTTGGAGGAAAAAGCGACCTCACGCTCACCAACAGCACCATCGCCGGGGCTAGCTTCGGACTGAAGTTTGGATATGGTTCCTGCCTGGATCAGGCGCTCATCGCAAACAACCGCTTCAACAACACAAATAACGTCAGGATCGATTCCGGCGTCGACCTCTCCAATGTCCGCTGGAACACGACGAAGACCGAGGGCACAAACATCCGCGGCGGTCCGTACCTCGGCGGCAACCTCTGGCTGACCCCCGGGGGTACCGGGTTCTCAGAGACCCATGCCGACCTCGACCTCGACGGGATCTGCGACGAGGAGTATGCGATCACGAATAAAGAGGGTACCATCGTCGGCACCGACTATCTCCCGCTCCAGAACGGCGGGCCGTCGGCAAACTTCAGCGTCACGCCGTCGAGTGCGATGGTCGGCGTGCCGGTCTCCTTCAACGACACCTCGGTGGGCGACCCCACCTCATGGACATGGACCTTCGACGGGGAGACCGTGACCACCCGGAACGTCACCCGCACCTACGCGACCGCGGGCACCCACCAGGCGACCCTGACGGTGGAGAACAAGTTCGGGACAAACACCACGACCCGCACGCTCGACGTCGCCCCCTTCTCCATCCAGGGTGCGGTGAACGCCGCCTCGGAGGGCGACGTCGTCCTCGTCCCGGCCGGCACCTATGACGAGACTGTGACGGTGAACAAACGCCTCACCCTCAAGGGCGAGGCGGGCGCGACGGTGAACGGCGGGATCACGATCATCGCCGATGGTGCAACAATCGAGGGCCTCGCCGTGAACGGGGCTGCGGGTTCCAGGGCCATCGATGCCAGTTGGGTCATCGACGCCGTGGTGCGGGGGTGCACGGTCTCCGGCGGCACATACGGGATCTATATCGAATCGGCGCCGAACTGCACCGTGGAGGGGTGCACACTGGATGACACTATTACATACATTGGCATCGACCTCTCCGGGTCAGGCCAGTGCCGGATCCTGGACAACCAGTTGAGCGGGAGCGGATCTATCGGGATCACACTCGCGGATTGCCCCGACTGCATCATCTCCGGGAACACCGTCCAGGACAGTGATTTTGCAGGCATTAGACTCCTGAGCGGGTGCCAGGGCTCTGTGATCGTCGCCAACACCCTCTCCAACACCCCCAGTGGTATCGAGGTCATGGATTGCACCGGCCAGACCACCGTCCTGAGGGACAACACCATCGTTGGAGCCATAAACGAGGGAGTCTTCCTGGCGGATACGGACTCTCTCATCGTCGAGAATGTCACGGTGAGGGGCGGGGGCTATGGGGTCCGCCTCTCCTCTGTCGATACTATCACGCTCGCCAACAGCACCATCACCGGAACTGGTACCGGACTGTATGTCGAGAGTACCACAACAGGCTCTCTCATCGCAAACAACCGCTTCAACAACACGATGAACGTCATAATCGATTCCGGCGCCGACCTCTCCAATATCCGCTGGAACACCACACAGACCGCCGGTGAAAATATCCGCGGCGGTCCGTACCTCGGCGGCAACCTCTGGCTGACCCCCGAGGGCACCGGGTTCTCGGAGACCCACCTCGACCTCGACGGCGACGGGATCTGCGACGAGAGTTACGACCTCGGGGCGGGATGCATCGATCATCTCCCGCTCCACACCTGCTTCCCGACCGCGAACTTCACCGTCGCACCGACCGGCGGCAGCACCCCGCTCGAGGTGCAGTTCGCCGACGCCTCTTCGGGGGTCAACCCCCGCACCTATTCCTGGGACTTCGGGGACGCCACCTCCGACCAGGCCGCCCCCGCCCACACCTTCACGACCAACGGCACCCACCAGGTGAGCCTGACGGTCACGAACGAGTTCGGGAGCGACACGACAACGAAGACAGTCACCGCCCTCGACCTGCCGGCGGCCGTCATCTCCGCCGACCTCATCGAGGGCAACGCCCCGCTGACGGTGGCGTTCACCGACGACTCGACCGGGTGCGTCTTCGAGCGTCTCTGGACGTTCGCCGACGACGGCACGACCTCCGCTGATGCGGCGCTCTCGCACACCTTCGAGCACCCCGGCACCTACACGGTCACCCTCAACGCCAGCAACCCCTACGCCTTCGACGAGGCGACGCTGGAGATCGTGGTGCTCCCGGCGCCGAAGGCAAACTTCACGCAGAGTGCGGCCGAGGGCAATGCCCCGCTGACGGTTGCGTTCACCGACGCCTCGACCGGTGACGTGTCTGCATGGGCATGGGACTTCGGCGACGGCAACGTCTCGACTGAAGAGAATCCCTCGCACGAGTATGTCACGCCCGGCACCTACACGGTTGAACTGAACGCGAGCAACGCCTACGGGTTCGAGACGACGACCTCGACGGTGACAGTGCTCACCCCGCCGTCTGCAGACTTCACGCAGAGCACGGCCGAAGGCAATGCCCCGCTGAACGTGGCGTTCACCGACGCCTCGACCGGTGACGTGTCTGCATGGGCATGGAACTTCGGCGACGGGAGTGTCTCGACCGCACAGAACCCCTCGCACGAGTATGTCACGCCCGGCACCTACACGGTTGAACTGAACGCGAGCAATGCCTACGGGTTCGAGACGACGACGTCGACGGTGACGATCCTCCCGGCGCCGAAGGCGAACTTCACGCAGAGTGCGGCCGAGGGCAATGCCCCGCTGACGGTGGCGTTCACCGATGCCTCGACCGGTGACGTGACCTCGTGGCAGTGGGACTTCGGCGACGGCGGTGTCTCGACTGAAGAGAATCCCTCGCACGAGTACGTGACGCCCGGCACCTACACGGTTGAACTGAACGCGAGCAATGTCTACGGGTTCGAGACGATGACTTCGACGGTGACGGTGCTTACCCCGCCGGCGGCAGGTTTCGACCTGAACGTCTCAGAGGGCAATACTCCGCTGAGTGTGCTCCTCACCGATACTTCGACCGGCGATATTACCCGGCGTCTCGTCGACTTCGGCGACGATACCGGGGAGATGGTGATGACCGGGTCGGCTGCCGCTCACACCTTCGAGACGTCCGGCACTTACACGGTTGAGTTGAACGCGAGCAATGTCTACGGGTTCGATATCACAACACAGGAGGTTGTGGTGCACGCCGCCCCAGAGGCAAACTTCACGCAGAGTGCTGAAGAAGGGAACGCCCCGCTGACCGTTACCTTCACCGACGCCTCGACCGGTGACGTGTCTGCATGGGCATGGGACTTCGGCGACGGCGGTGTCTCGACTGAAGAGAATCCCTCGCACGAGTATGTCACGCCCGGCACCTACACGGTTGAACTGAACGCGAGCAACGCCTACGGGTTCGAGACGACGACCTCGACGGTGACAGTGCTCACCTCGCCGTCTGCAGACTTCACGCAGAGCACGGCCGAAGGCAATGCCCCGCTGAACGTGGCGTTCACCGACGCCTCGACCGGTGACGTGTCTGCATGGGCATGGAACTTCGGCGACGGGAGTGTCTCGACTGAAGAGAACCCCTCGCACGAGTACGTCACGCCCGGCACCTACACCATCGAGTTGAACGCGAGCAATGCCTACGGGTTCGAGACGACGACGTCGACGGTGACGATCCTCCCGGCGCCGAAGGCGAACTTCACGCAGAGTGCGGCCGAGGGCAATGCCCCGCTGACGGTGGCGTTCACCGATGCCTCGACCGGTGACGTGACCTCGTGGGCATGGAACTTCGGTGACGGCAACGTCTCGACTGCACAGAATCCCTCGCACGAGTACGTCACGCCCGGCACCTACACGGTTGAACTGAACGCGAGCAATGTCTACGGCTTTGACACGACGACGTCGACGGTGACGGTGTTCTCGCCGCCGGTTGCGGATTTCAAGAGCAAAAACGGCGTCGGCGGCGACCTCAGGACGGTCGCCTTCACCGACACTTCGAGCGGGCACGTGACCGCCTGGCACTGGGCGTTCGGTGACGGCGCCACCTCGACCGAAGAGCACCCTGTCCACACCTATGAAAAGTTCGGGACCTACAATGTCACCCTGACCGCCGAGAACGCCTATGAGACGAGCACCACCAGCAGGACGGTCACCCTCACGGCGCCCCCGTCCAGCGGCGGTCGCTCGCCTGCGTCGGCCGGCACAGTCAGCCATCTCCCCGCCGGCGGGCACGCCTCCTTCGAGGTCCGCGATTCTGCCATCCGCGAGGTGGAAGTGACGACCTCAGAGGCGGTCTCCGACCTCCTGGTCACCATCGAACCGACCGCGAAGCCGAACCGCATCGAGGCCCCGGCCGAGTCGGTCTACGAATACGACGAAGTGACGCTCTACCACACCACCGACGATGCCCTTGCCGGCGCCGACCTCGACTTCACGGTCACGAAGGCGTGGCTCGAAGCACAGGGCGCCGGGCCCGAGAGCGTGGTGCTGTACCGCTACCACGACGATGCATGGCACGCCCTCCCGACCCGCATGGTTGGCGAGAACGACCACCGCTACTCCTTCGTTGCCGAGAGTTCGGGGTTCTCGCTCTTCGCGATCGGGGTCGATGAATCCTCGACCCCCGCCCCGACCCTGACCCCGGCCGAACCCGTGACCACGCCCCCGGTCACGCCCGCTCCCCCGACGCCCACCACCCCGACACAGACCCCCCTGCCCTGGTGGTGTGCGGCCTTCGCCGCTGCGGGCGTTGCTGTCGCAGCCCGACGCAAGTGA
- a CDS encoding TIGR00269 family protein produces the protein MIKFDQVRAMQCAKCRKDAVIWQRYSGLHLCRDHFIADLEKKAKREIRTHRWVESGDTIAIALSGGKDSGALLHFLARTFGERRDVDLLALTVDEGIAGYRDPGVAREIAERHDIPWHCVSFAEMLGTTTDQIVTQKGDTRSCTYCGVLRRHCLNAAARDLGATKLAVGMNLDDEAQSVLMNVLRGDATRLLSRQSPMAGVVPRIKPFAMVPEREVALYAYLTLAHFEEGACPYSSTALRGDVRTLLNDYALRHPAAKFALKNLGEELSGVCGTTGERLKVCEVCGEPYAGEHCRSCEVLREARGE, from the coding sequence GTGATAAAGTTTGATCAGGTCAGGGCAATGCAGTGTGCAAAGTGCAGGAAGGACGCAGTGATCTGGCAGCGCTACTCAGGGCTCCACCTCTGCAGGGACCACTTCATCGCCGATCTGGAGAAGAAGGCGAAGCGTGAGATCAGAACCCATCGCTGGGTCGAGTCAGGCGACACCATCGCGATCGCCCTCTCAGGCGGAAAAGACTCCGGCGCTCTCCTCCACTTCCTTGCCAGGACCTTTGGCGAACGCCGGGACGTCGACCTCCTCGCCCTCACCGTGGACGAGGGGATCGCCGGCTACCGCGATCCCGGGGTGGCCCGCGAGATCGCCGAGCGCCACGACATCCCCTGGCACTGCGTCTCCTTTGCCGAGATGCTCGGGACCACCACCGACCAGATCGTAACTCAGAAGGGAGACACCCGCTCATGCACCTACTGCGGGGTGCTCCGCCGCCACTGCCTCAACGCCGCCGCCCGCGACCTCGGGGCGACGAAACTTGCCGTCGGGATGAACCTCGACGACGAGGCCCAGTCGGTGCTGATGAATGTCCTGAGAGGGGATGCCACACGACTCCTCAGCAGACAGAGCCCGATGGCCGGGGTCGTCCCGAGGATCAAGCCCTTCGCCATGGTGCCCGAGCGCGAGGTCGCCCTCTACGCCTACCTCACCCTGGCACACTTCGAGGAAGGGGCATGCCCGTATTCCTCCACCGCCCTCAGGGGGGACGTCAGGACGCTTCTCAACGACTATGCCCTCCGCCACCCGGCCGCGAAGTTCGCCCTCAAGAACCTGGGCGAAGAACTTTCAGGGGTCTGCGGCACGACCGGGGAGCGCTTAAAGGTCTGCGAGGTCTGCGGCGAACCCTATGCAGGGGAGCACTGCCGCTCCTGCGAG
- a CDS encoding RIO1 family regulatory kinase/ATPase, whose amino-acid sequence MPVSPEQMKALHKYDLNVLYAIERLMQRYAWVPFDILKGATRLSESELTYRLGRLIEWNLVRYDAVPYPGYALIFGGYDTIALQTLIKKGSVSALGPLIGVGKESEVYGALGLGPVVLKFHHIGQRSFQTARKERGYMPEGGHCPWIFASARSAEREFEALTLLSPEVSVPVPVDRSRHVVVMSEVQGVNLNRCILEDPRAVLDEVLENVRTAYAKGVIHADLSEYNIMHDGEKVWLIDWPQWIETAHPNAGAILRRDIENVLKYFKKKYRIDYPTEEAVGVVVG is encoded by the coding sequence ATGCCAGTTTCTCCCGAGCAGATGAAGGCTCTGCACAAATACGACCTTAATGTCCTGTATGCCATCGAGCGCCTGATGCAGCGGTACGCCTGGGTGCCCTTCGACATCCTGAAGGGGGCGACCAGACTCTCTGAGTCAGAACTGACGTACCGCCTCGGGCGCCTCATCGAGTGGAACCTGGTGAGGTACGACGCCGTCCCGTACCCGGGTTATGCCCTGATCTTTGGCGGCTACGACACCATCGCCCTCCAGACGCTCATCAAGAAAGGGTCGGTCTCGGCCCTCGGCCCCCTCATCGGGGTCGGGAAGGAGTCAGAGGTCTATGGGGCCCTCGGCCTCGGGCCGGTTGTCCTGAAGTTCCATCATATCGGGCAGCGCTCTTTCCAGACGGCGCGCAAAGAGCGGGGGTACATGCCTGAAGGCGGCCACTGTCCCTGGATCTTTGCCTCGGCCAGGTCGGCCGAGCGGGAGTTCGAGGCCCTCACGCTTCTCTCACCCGAGGTCTCGGTCCCGGTGCCGGTCGACCGGTCCCGCCATGTGGTGGTGATGTCAGAGGTGCAGGGGGTGAACCTGAACCGCTGCATCCTGGAAGACCCGCGGGCGGTCCTCGACGAGGTCCTGGAAAATGTCAGGACCGCCTATGCGAAGGGCGTCATCCATGCCGATCTCTCTGAATACAATATCATGCATGACGGCGAGAAGGTCTGGCTCATCGACTGGCCGCAGTGGATCGAGACCGCCCACCCGAATGCCGGGGCGATCCTCCGCCGCGACATCGAGAATGTGCTCAAGTATTTCAAGAAAAAGTACAGGATAGACTATCCCACCGAGGAGGCGGTGGGAGTGGTGGTCGGGTGA
- the thiL gene encoding thiamine-phosphate kinase, with protein sequence MDERGLIRTISAVLPSGATADDCAVLPHGGELLLLSTDMLHETTDFPVGMTDEEIGWMAAAVTISDIAGMGARPLALLLASGLDRPERLAGITEGAARCCRTYGADLVGGDTDAHTELTLVSTGLGAAEQVVRRQGAHVDDLVCVTGYLGGAQAALSGYDDYWERLIAPQPRVAEGLALNAAGATAMMDISDGLAMSLHDMLGVNECGFAVETARLPLPAGVPEAEARTFALSGGGDFELLFTIPPEKFPVAGVEATAVGRVVEAHGVWADGAPLPAEGYMHRWE encoded by the coding sequence GTGGATGAGCGGGGGCTGATCAGGACCATCTCGGCGGTCCTCCCCAGCGGGGCGACGGCAGACGACTGTGCGGTGCTCCCGCACGGCGGCGAACTTCTCCTCCTCTCGACCGACATGCTCCATGAGACGACTGACTTCCCGGTCGGGATGACCGACGAGGAGATCGGGTGGATGGCGGCGGCGGTGACCATCTCCGATATCGCGGGGATGGGGGCGCGGCCGCTCGCCCTCCTCCTCGCCTCCGGACTCGACCGCCCCGAACGCCTCGCCGGGATCACGGAGGGGGCGGCACGCTGCTGCCGCACCTACGGCGCCGACCTTGTCGGCGGGGACACCGACGCCCATACTGAACTGACCCTTGTCTCCACCGGCCTCGGTGCGGCTGAGCAGGTGGTGCGGCGGCAAGGTGCACACGTCGACGACCTCGTCTGCGTCACCGGCTACCTGGGCGGGGCGCAGGCGGCGCTCTCGGGTTACGATGACTACTGGGAGCGCCTCATCGCCCCGCAGCCGCGGGTGGCAGAGGGCCTTGCCCTCAATGCGGCGGGGGCGACGGCGATGATGGACATCTCAGACGGGCTTGCGATGTCGCTTCACGACATGCTCGGCGTGAACGAGTGCGGGTTTGCGGTGGAGACGGCCCGTCTCCCCCTCCCCGCGGGGGTGCCTGAGGCCGAAGCCCGGACGTTCGCCCTCTCGGGCGGGGGCGACTTCGAACTCCTCTTCACCATCCCGCCTGAAAAGTTCCCGGTGGCCGGGGTGGAGGCGACGGCGGTCGGGCGGGTCGTCGAGGCGCACGGGGTGTGGGCCGACGGGGCGCCCCTCCCGGCGGAAGGGTATATGCACCGGTGGGAGTGA
- a CDS encoding DUF460 domain-containing protein translates to MKVFGVDIIRGSVRSRTERPVYALVVLEDGEVVATAQVNAFRLSRLIARDEPDLLATDSVQELAVDQHALVGFMQTLPTKTALVQVTGGERKETLQKVAGRYNILVEKTDPFAEAGAAARIAYLGGGAVVVAFEKTTEVTVSRHRSPGKGGWSQNRYVRKVHGAVRERAREVEGHLVAAGLRYEKSERLAYGGFSRVQFLVYAPRDEIPVRTYAGADVQVRVQGRRLDRIRYEPLSRRPRYLIVGIDPGTTTGIGAVSLEGEVVEIFSSRQMGPAEMIEHITSVGKPLIIASDVSPMPDTVEKVRRAFNAVAYVPPQDRSVEMKLDLTAGTGYANPHERDALSAALDAYRSYKNKFLNIARRVPPGYDLDEVRAGVLRGRSIEAVLTDLSGRQRPVRPEKKVVPPPEEPAGRDERDERIAHLDRTAKRLRAFVQELEEGIEEKDAEITRLKRQIRRERSGRSKAFQRDAEVAKRDAQIAALKKRLRKEEKRNKSLKKRIERMRRVEELQVGEGQAAVKALDSLTHDALRGLEADLGVGKEDVVAVRTTDGWGRSVVKDLAAMHVRAVAVPGDSLDGQDPHLVAEALAARLPLVPGGTVGLRLMGRIGTVEEERLAAALEAWAGRVEAHEREKKASMLNQVFKEYQTEREKEVRRRG, encoded by the coding sequence GTGAAGGTCTTCGGGGTCGACATCATCAGGGGTTCGGTCCGGTCCAGGACCGAACGGCCGGTCTATGCCCTGGTCGTCCTGGAGGACGGCGAGGTGGTCGCCACCGCGCAGGTGAACGCCTTCCGTCTCTCCAGGCTGATCGCCCGCGACGAGCCTGATCTCCTGGCCACCGATTCGGTCCAGGAACTCGCGGTGGACCAGCATGCCCTGGTCGGCTTCATGCAGACCCTGCCGACGAAGACGGCGCTGGTGCAGGTGACCGGCGGCGAGCGCAAAGAGACGCTCCAGAAGGTGGCAGGGCGCTACAATATCCTGGTCGAGAAGACCGACCCCTTTGCCGAGGCCGGGGCGGCGGCGAGGATCGCGTACCTGGGCGGCGGGGCGGTGGTGGTCGCCTTCGAGAAGACGACCGAGGTCACGGTCTCCCGTCACCGTTCGCCAGGCAAGGGAGGGTGGAGCCAGAACCGCTACGTGCGCAAGGTGCACGGGGCGGTGCGTGAACGGGCCCGCGAGGTGGAGGGGCATCTTGTGGCCGCGGGGTTGCGGTACGAGAAGAGCGAGCGGCTCGCCTATGGCGGGTTCTCGCGGGTGCAGTTCCTGGTCTATGCGCCGCGGGACGAGATCCCGGTGCGGACCTACGCGGGCGCCGACGTCCAGGTGCGGGTGCAGGGGCGGCGTCTGGACCGGATCCGGTACGAACCCCTCTCGCGCCGGCCGCGCTATCTCATCGTGGGGATCGATCCAGGGACGACGACCGGGATCGGGGCGGTGAGCCTGGAGGGCGAGGTGGTGGAGATCTTCTCGTCCAGGCAGATGGGGCCGGCCGAGATGATCGAGCATATCACCTCGGTCGGAAAGCCCCTGATCATCGCCTCAGACGTCTCGCCGATGCCTGACACTGTCGAGAAGGTGCGGCGGGCCTTTAATGCGGTGGCGTACGTCCCGCCGCAGGACCGGTCGGTGGAGATGAAGCTCGACCTGACGGCCGGGACGGGGTACGCAAACCCGCACGAGCGCGACGCTCTCTCTGCGGCCCTGGACGCCTACCGTTCGTACAAGAACAAGTTCCTGAATATCGCCAGGCGGGTGCCGCCGGGCTATGACCTGGACGAGGTGCGGGCCGGGGTGCTGCGGGGGCGCTCGATCGAGGCGGTGCTCACCGACCTTTCCGGGCGGCAGCGGCCGGTGCGGCCTGAGAAAAAGGTGGTCCCACCGCCTGAGGAACCGGCCGGGCGGGACGAGCGCGACGAGCGGATCGCTCACCTGGATCGGACGGCAAAGCGGTTGCGTGCGTTCGTGCAGGAGCTCGAAGAGGGGATCGAGGAGAAGGACGCCGAGATCACACGCCTGAAGCGCCAGATCAGGCGCGAGCGTTCTGGGCGTTCGAAGGCGTTCCAGCGTGATGCCGAGGTCGCGAAGAGGGACGCCCAGATCGCGGCGCTCAAAAAGCGACTCCGAAAGGAAGAGAAGAGGAACAAAAGTTTGAAAAAACGGATCGAGCGGATGCGCCGGGTCGAGGAGCTCCAGGTCGGCGAGGGGCAGGCGGCGGTGAAGGCGCTCGACTCGCTCACCCACGACGCCCTGCGGGGGCTGGAGGCCGATCTCGGGGTCGGGAAGGAGGACGTGGTGGCGGTGCGGACGACCGACGGGTGGGGCCGGAGCGTGGTGAAGGACCTGGCCGCCATGCATGTGCGGGCGGTGGCGGTGCCGGGCGACTCTCTTGACGGGCAGGACCCCCACCTGGTCGCCGAGGCGCTGGCCGCGAGGCTTCCGCTGGTCCCGGGCGGCACGGTGGGGCTGAGGCTGATGGGCCGGATCGGGACGGTCGAGGAGGAGCGTCTGGCCGCGGCCCTGGAGGCCTGGGCCGGACGGGTCGAGGCGCACGAGCGGGAGAAGAAGGCGTCGATGCTCAACCAGGTCTTCAAGGAGTATCAGACCGAGCGCGAGAAGGAGGTGCGGCGGCGTGGATGA